In a genomic window of Methylobacter sp. YRD-M1:
- a CDS encoding four-helix bundle copper-binding protein, whose product MNDCLEMGGKHVAPEHFRLMVNCAEICELSASFMLSSSRFSNRICEVCAEICEACAMECESIGDMEECVSTCRECAESCKQMVGMSMH is encoded by the coding sequence ATGAACGACTGCCTGGAAATGGGCGGTAAGCATGTTGCACCTGAGCACTTTCGGCTGATGGTGAACTGTGCCGAAATATGTGAGCTGTCGGCCAGCTTCATGCTCAGCAGTTCTCGCTTCTCCAATCGCATTTGCGAAGTCTGTGCCGAAATCTGCGAGGCCTGCGCCATGGAATGCGAAAGTATCGGAGATATGGAGGAGTGCGTATCTACTTGCCGGGAATGCGCCGAAAGCTGCAAACAAATGGTCGGCATGTCAATGCACTGA
- a CDS encoding PRC-barrel domain-containing protein produces the protein MSYLDRDTYGMYAKYRDVDEGPGPRLMGADTLLGNDVYNRKGEDLGDIKEIMLDMASGRVAYAVLSFGGVLGIGDKLFAVPWDALKLDTKNKRFTMDVDKERLEMAPGFDKDRWPDMADETWSREVHSFYGTKPYTPESIQPYSTGTGSVRPGESESTRH, from the coding sequence ATGAGTTATTTAGATCGTGATACTTATGGCATGTACGCGAAGTATAGAGATGTTGATGAAGGCCCAGGCCCACGACTTATGGGTGCAGACACACTGCTTGGCAACGACGTCTATAACCGCAAGGGCGAAGATCTGGGCGATATCAAGGAAATCATGCTGGATATGGCATCTGGCAGAGTAGCTTACGCTGTATTGTCTTTCGGTGGCGTCCTGGGGATTGGCGATAAACTATTCGCAGTCCCTTGGGATGCCTTAAAATTGGATACGAAAAACAAACGTTTCACAATGGATGTCGACAAGGAACGCCTGGAAATGGCACCAGGATTCGATAAGGACCGCTGGCCCGACATGGCCGATGAAACCTGGTCAAGAGAAGTCCACTCATTTTATGGAACAAAACCGTATACGCCTGAGTCTATACAACCGTATTCAACTGGAACTGGCTCTGTGCGTCCAGGTGAATCCGAGTCTACACGTCATTAG
- a CDS encoding hemerythrin domain-containing protein: protein MNQTERQSAGSSKLDALALLTQDHDKVKKLFEEFEKLKTIEDTEDEKLDIVQEICAELTIHAKIEEEIFYPAVIEAIGQLDIMDEAAVEHKETKEQIEQLVLMAPEEEFYDAKVTVLKEMVEHHIKEEEGKMFPLIQKASIDLAALGQRLSQRKQELQMDMGMIGASMSTGQGREQTQRGPMP, encoded by the coding sequence ATGAATCAGACAGAGAGACAATCTGCAGGCAGCAGCAAGCTGGATGCCCTAGCGCTGCTTACTCAAGACCACGATAAAGTGAAAAAACTGTTCGAGGAATTTGAAAAGCTCAAAACCATTGAGGATACCGAGGATGAGAAGCTGGACATCGTGCAGGAGATATGCGCGGAGCTGACAATTCATGCAAAGATCGAGGAGGAAATCTTCTATCCGGCCGTCATTGAAGCAATCGGCCAATTGGACATCATGGATGAAGCAGCTGTCGAGCATAAAGAAACCAAGGAGCAGATCGAACAATTGGTGCTGATGGCTCCCGAAGAAGAGTTCTACGATGCTAAAGTCACAGTACTGAAAGAAATGGTCGAACACCACATCAAGGAAGAAGAGGGCAAGATGTTTCCCTTGATCCAAAAAGCCTCGATCGATCTCGCTGCGCTGGGGCAACGGCTCAGCCAGCGCAAGCAGGAACTCCAGATGGATATGGGCATGATCGGCGCATCAATGTCCACGGGCCAGGGCAGAGAGCAGACACAGCGTGGTCCAATGCCTTAG
- the smbP gene encoding small metal-binding protein SmbP, with translation MNMKLTSFLTGIALSLGSAGVYAGESHMKEALKHAEAAAKASDAKTVAKHAEQAKTHAMTADEHLDAGVKSLESAMEHGKMGHDDMAKKAAEEAVTHLKAAQ, from the coding sequence ATGAACATGAAACTGACTAGTTTTTTGACTGGCATTGCTCTTAGTTTAGGTTCTGCTGGCGTTTATGCCGGGGAAAGTCACATGAAAGAAGCGCTCAAACATGCCGAAGCCGCTGCTAAAGCCTCTGATGCAAAGACTGTCGCCAAACATGCCGAGCAAGCTAAAACTCATGCGATGACTGCCGATGAACATCTCGATGCAGGCGTAAAAAGTCTGGAAAGCGCCATGGAACATGGTAAGATGGGTCATGACGATATGGCCAAAAAAGCCGCTGAAGAAGCAGTTACACATCTTAAAGCCGCTCAATAA
- a CDS encoding DUF883 family protein: METTRQTTGEAVERAGETVERVKAGAHEAVDRAAEATHRAAEVIGEKSERVMDAQERLMEHAREYVRENPVTSLGIALGSGFILSRLMGHR; this comes from the coding sequence ATGGAAACGACAAGACAAACTACAGGCGAAGCTGTCGAGCGCGCTGGCGAAACAGTTGAACGTGTTAAAGCCGGAGCGCATGAAGCTGTAGACAGAGCCGCAGAAGCCACTCATAGAGCCGCGGAAGTCATCGGCGAGAAAAGCGAGCGAGTGATGGATGCGCAGGAACGGCTGATGGAACATGCGCGCGAGTATGTGCGCGAGAATCCGGTGACATCATTAGGCATAGCCCTGGGCAGCGGTTTTATATTAAGCCGCCTGATGGGCCATCGCTAA
- a CDS encoding DUF883 family protein, whose translation MDTIDKLSSTAEEAAEKIASVTSQATEVLGEKGEQLKELEEQLMEDARDYIREHPITSMGIALAAGFMLSQITTHTLEHRR comes from the coding sequence ATGGATACCATAGACAAATTATCAAGCACCGCGGAAGAGGCGGCCGAAAAAATTGCCAGCGTCACCAGTCAAGCTACCGAAGTGCTCGGCGAGAAAGGCGAACAGTTAAAAGAACTGGAAGAGCAACTGATGGAAGACGCCCGCGATTACATTCGCGAGCACCCAATCACCTCAATGGGTATTGCGCTGGCGGCCGGCTTTATGTTGAGCCAGATCACGACGCATACGCTAGAACACAGGAGATGA
- a CDS encoding DUF2383 domain-containing protein has protein sequence MASIDKVEKLLKNELAAAETYHQALEKFEEENQRREIAYLEPIYEEHTEAVSELQEKIQQMGGTPTSDSGLWGSWSEAVMSGAELLGKDAMLNALLAGEKSGLDDYEQASQDPEMPSEVSALIQAKFVTSQQENIRALNRLLSG, from the coding sequence ATGGCAAGCATCGACAAAGTTGAGAAATTGCTGAAGAACGAATTGGCTGCGGCAGAGACCTATCATCAAGCATTGGAGAAGTTCGAAGAAGAGAATCAACGCAGGGAGATCGCTTACTTAGAGCCCATCTATGAAGAACATACCGAAGCCGTTTCTGAGTTGCAGGAAAAAATTCAGCAAATGGGCGGTACGCCCACCAGCGACTCCGGCCTATGGGGATCCTGGTCCGAAGCTGTTATGAGCGGCGCAGAGCTGTTAGGCAAGGATGCCATGCTGAATGCACTGCTGGCCGGAGAAAAAAGCGGTCTGGATGATTATGAGCAAGCGTCACAGGACCCCGAAATGCCTTCAGAGGTGAGTGCGCTGATTCAGGCGAAGTTTGTGACTTCACAGCAAGAAAATATCCGGGCGCTCAATCGACTGCTTAGCGGCTAG
- a CDS encoding phage holin family protein: MAIRPTEERPVHSSASSGKPASHADLLEDVRLLWHDLRELTHNHLKLATLEAKRASRSLVSIAAAGAFMAVLLIVVWIGLMAAAVLALIESNMVGEVEAVLLIVGANLLIALMLFLFIRSKSRYLFFPETIQSLRNKEDS, translated from the coding sequence ATGGCTATCCGTCCTACAGAGGAAAGGCCAGTACACTCATCCGCCAGTTCCGGCAAGCCGGCCAGTCATGCCGACTTGCTGGAAGATGTCCGGTTATTATGGCATGACCTGCGCGAGCTGACTCATAATCACTTAAAGCTTGCTACATTGGAAGCAAAACGAGCAAGCAGAAGCCTTGTGAGTATAGCCGCAGCAGGGGCGTTCATGGCCGTTTTACTAATTGTCGTCTGGATCGGGCTCATGGCTGCCGCTGTGCTGGCATTGATTGAGAGCAACATGGTAGGCGAGGTAGAGGCTGTCCTGTTGATTGTTGGTGCTAATTTACTGATTGCATTAATGCTGTTCTTGTTCATACGAAGCAAGAGCCGTTATTTATTTTTTCCAGAGACAATTCAAAGTCTCCGGAATAAGGAGGATTCATGA
- a CDS encoding BON domain-containing protein, whose product MSKRSSQLTVALAAGLMLATGLVEAGTTGSPVENTERNVRDKGDKTLTPEDQLQNEADVKITADIRKAITDDESLSTNAHNVKVITRNGMVTLRGPVNSVEEKTKLQAIAQKTPGVSMVHNELEIKAP is encoded by the coding sequence ATGTCAAAACGATCATCACAACTGACCGTGGCATTGGCTGCCGGCTTAATGTTGGCGACAGGTCTGGTCGAAGCCGGAACTACCGGCAGTCCTGTTGAAAATACCGAACGCAATGTGCGTGATAAGGGCGATAAGACGTTAACGCCTGAGGACCAGCTTCAGAATGAGGCTGATGTCAAGATCACGGCAGATATCCGCAAAGCCATTACCGACGATGAGTCGCTGTCAACCAACGCCCATAACGTGAAGGTGATCACGCGCAACGGTATGGTAACTTTGCGCGGGCCTGTCAACAGCGTAGAGGAAAAAACCAAGCTGCAAGCCATCGCTCAGAAAACGCCTGGGGTGAGTATGGTTCATAATGAACTTGAAATAAAAGCGCCATAA